A region of the Desulfobacter postgatei 2ac9 genome:
AGGGGATCACCACCGGGGAACTGGTTGACAAGGCAATCCTGCTGTATCTGGACCACATTAACAAGGAGGGCTAAACCATGACAACCCTGAAATTCACTGATGGAATCCAGATCGATACCAGCGGACCCATACGAAAGCTGAAACTTGATGACGGATGGTATGTCACCGGCCAGGGCTTTCTTATCCCTGTGAAGGATGAAAAGGAAGCAGACCAGGAAATCAACCAGTTAAAAGCGGAGGGCAGCAAATGATACTACCATCCCAGGCAACCACTGACTTTATCAACAGCCTTTGGCCCCTGGCTTTGCATGACACATCCCATTTCACACAAGGCAGGTTGGCCCATACATGGTTCACCACCGATGGGGAACGGTACAGCATGGACTTTTCCCACTGCGGCAACCGGTCAGATTGGTATCAATTCGACAGCAGACAGGATGCCTGGTATTTCGGCCAATGGGTCAACCCGGTAACAAAGCAGATCCTGTCCTATGCTGAGGGAGATATCACCCTTGTTATCTGCGAAACCCCGGACCAGTACAGGAAGGAACTGCAAAGCATGACAGATTTCGAGGGCCGGAACGGCCTGGACGATCACGATCACCGGCATTGGGAGAAGCTGGAACAAGGGAAGACCCAATGATACAGCCTGTTTTAAAAGCGATGCCCCTGGACCTATACACTTACCTATCCCAACCCCTATACCAAGCTAAAACCCGGCAAGACGCCCGGTTTTATCCCAAGAAACCCGATAAACGAAAGGAGCCTACCATGTCAACAATGAACCTGGACAGCTTAAATGCTTGTCTACACCAAATCGCAACCCGAACAATGCGACCCCATGACCCGGTTTTGATCCTAAACGCCCGGAAAGGGTATTTCAAAATCCAGTCCGGTCACATACCTCTAAAATACAACGAAACCCTGATAGCTGATAACCTGGATATTGACGGAATCCCAGGTTGGACAGACTGGCCAGACCCGACCGGCATTTATGTTACCAGTCCATGGGCATTAATGGATTTCATAAGAATGGTTTTCAATGAAAAGACCCCAGGTGCGGCAAACACCCAGGGCCAAGGACGAATGAACACCGACCGAGACGCAAATCAAGGAGGTATCCACCATGACTACTAAATCAGAACCCAAAACCGATGTCAAGGTAAAGCTGATAGGCGAGGACGGGAACGCTTTTCATATTCTGGGAAAGGTCATCAAGGCACTACAGAAAGCAGGATATGACAAGGAATTTATCCAGCAATTCCAGGACGAAGCAACCAGCGGAAATTATGATCATCTGTTGGCAACCGTGATGGAATATGTTGATATAGAATAACCACCGTCACCGGCCTGGGCAGTGTAACTGTCTGGGCCATTACGGCAGGGAGGGCAACCAATGACAGAACCAAAAGCATACAGCTATATGAGGTTCAGCAGCAAAGGTAAACAGGAAAAGGGGAACAGCACCACCCGGCAGACTGATTATGCCGATGAATACGCCAAGGCAAAGGGCCTGATTCTTGATGACAGCCTGAGCATGGAAGACAAAGGGCTTTCTGCATACCATGGAGTCCACAAAAGCCATGGAACCCTGGGCGTGTTCCTGCGCCTTGTGGAAGCAGGGAAGATACCCCAGGGATCAATTCTACTGGTGGAGGATTTTGACCGTTTATCCAGGCAAGAGCCATTAACAGCCCTGGACCAGTTCAGTCTTTTGATCCATGCTGGAATCAGGATTGTCACCCTTAACAACGGGATCGAGTACGACCGGCAAAGCATAAGGGACAATCCAGGCCAATTATATTTGACCATGGGAGAAATGATCCGGGCTAATCAAGAATCTGAATTGAAATCCAAAAGGCTGAAAGCTGCATGGAAAAGCAAGCGTAATGCCCTGAAAAATGGAACCTTGACCCGGAAAGTGACCAGTCGGATACCAGCATGGTTAACCATATCCGAGGACAAGACAGAGTTTATACCAATCCCGGAAGCCTGTCAGACCATAAAGCGGATCTTTGAAATGAAACTTACAGGGATGGGTGGAACCCGGATTGCATCCCAATTAAACCAGGACTCAAATGCCTGGAAACCTCCCAAGATCCCCCAGAATAAGACTGGCGGATGGCGGAGCGCTTACGTTTTAAAAATCCTGTCCAGCAAGTCAGTGATAGGCGAGTTCCAGCCCTGCAAGATGGTTCAAACCCCGGATTCCAAAAACAGAAAACGACAGGCCAAACCTGTGCCGGAAGGCGAACCGATCAAAGATTATTACCCTGCCATTATCGAACCTGATCTGTTTTACGCAGTCCAGGAGCATATCAAACAGAATGGCAAACAACCGGGTAATGCTGGGGGAAGGACCCAGAAAGCGGAAAACCTATTTGTCCGGCTGGTTAAATGCGGGCGATGTAAGGGAGCTATGCACTTCTTAAATTACGGCCCACCACCTAGAGGGGGGCAGTATCTTCGATGTGACGCCAGCCGCCGTAATCTGGGAACCTGCAATGCAAGGGCGGTTAGATACAAAGAGTTTGAGGAATTGTTCTTTGATAACTTTGAAGAACTGGACTTAAACGATATCCTACCAGACCAGAACGAATCCCAGGCACAGGCACAGGCTCTGAAACAGCGGATCGCCGCCGGGAATGCCCGAAGTCGAGAACTGGCAGAACAAGAAAACAATCTGATTGACAGTATCACAACAACCAGCGATAAAAGAATCCGGGAAGCCCTGGACAAACGACTTGCAAAGATCATGGATGAGCAGGAAACCGTTACCGAAGAAATCAAGGATCTGACCCAGGAGCTGGGAGAAACCGAAAAGTCAGCAAAGGAAATGTCCAAACTGATTGACCATGCCACTGAGCTTTACAGCCTTATGGATCAAGCCGCCGATGAACAGGCCCGGATTGCACTGCGGATGAAACTGCGGACCCAGATCCAGAAACTGGTTGATACCATAGAAATCTATCCCCTCCAACAGCCATACAAAGCCCAGCAGGAGGATAAAGAGGGGATCATCACAACTATGGATTCAAAGTTCATTGAAAAGGTAAGAATCAAGTTTAAGGGAAGCAAGAAGTCCCGTCAATTAAGACTTCTCCACCGATTTGACAGCCTTGACGTTGATCACAATTCAACTATTAGAACTTAATATAACATTATGCTGTAGCCGTGCCCGGTTGGGGCATATTTTAGGTTATTGAGCATCTGTTCAATTTTTGTTATACATTGCCAGTTTTTTTCGAATGACATAATTGTGATGCAGCGGAAAAGGGAATGTGACACAAGATTTGGTGTTTTATGGTTACATTGAGAGGATGCGGAAAAAATGCCGTTTGAGAGTGAGTTTTATTCGAATTCTGAAATTCTTCCCAGGCTGACGCCGTTCAAGATTCATGAGATTCTTGTTGTCTCGAGCCTCTATAATTATTTCAGCATGGAGGAGGGCGGCCTGCTTGCTTCACAGATTGTGAATGAGTACAAAGGGTTGCGCCTTGAAAACCCCCCGCGAATAACGGGCGTCTATTCCGCGCCGGAAGCGCTTCAGGCCATAGCGGATGATGATTACGATATGGTTCTGATTATTCCCCATCTTGAAAACGTTGATCCGTTTGAACTGGGATTTGAGTTAAAAAAGATCAGGCCTGCCACACCGGTGATCCTGTTATCCCAGAATACCAGGCAGATCAACAGCCTGATGGAGAATCCCAACACCGGTGGGATTGATCATAAGTACATGGACAAATATAAATCCAGGTTAAGAAAACGAAATTGTAAATTCCTTACCGACGCTTGCCAATATATTATTCAACTCAGTTTTCAAAAATTCAAATCCTTTATAAGCAGATGTTGATAGCCAAAAGTACTTGATATGTTTCCATAAAATTTCAATCAGATTCAACTCCGGTGAATATTTGGGGATAAAGTATAGAAAAAGGCCTCTTTCTTCCCATGTCCCAATTTGAGATTTAAAAATGGCGCTGTGATGTATTGGAGCATTATCCAGAACAACAATGGTTCTTTTTGTTATGTAACGTGAAAACGCATCAAAGCAGGCGGTTACAATATCTGAAGTAACTGAGCAGTCAAAAACGCAAGGAAAGAAATCATTTTGCTTATTCAAGAATCCCAACACATTGATTCTTGAGGTTTTTCCACTCGGAAGCAAAAGCTGCTCATCCTCATCTTGCCAGGCATATGGAATCTCAGGCACGCCGGTAAAGCCAGATTCATCAAAATAATACAAGTCAATGATATTTGCCTGATCTTCATCTTTCAAGATTTCAATTTCCTTTTGCGCTTCCCTGAACTCGTTCTCATTGCGTTTGCTTTTGAGAGATTTCCGTCCTCGACACCAACGCAGTTTTTTTTTATCAATTAAAGAGTCAAATTGATATTTTTCCCATCCATCAATCCACTTCGAAACTGTTTCCTGAGTGGTCAAACATATTTGTGAAATCTGACTGATACTATACCCAGAGTTGCTCAATCGGAGTGCTTGAGCCCTGAGTTTAGTACGGTTTGACTCTTCATCCGAAAATTCAATAAGTGACAGCCATTTTAATGCCAACGGCTCAATTGGAGAAATAAATTTTCTACCCGTACGTCTCATCTGATATCCTTGCTATGCAAATTTAAAAAACAATGATTTATTGCAAAGCAAGATTATACAGGAATTATATTTGTCCACCTACTTATCTTCCGCTGGTCGGGCAATTCCGAGCTGCTGATTGCCATCATCAAAACGGTTGAAGATCTTCGTAACGTAGAACATGATGTAGGGTTGGCCAACGTTCGGGTCGTTATCCTGGTAGAGGACTCTCCTGACTACTATTCCCAGCTGCTTCCGATTCTTTACAAGGAGATTGTCAACCAAGTTCAGGCGCTGATAGAGGTGGGCCTGACCGAGGCGCAAAGGGCCTTGACGCTGAGGGTACGTCCCAAGATTCTCCTGGCGAAGACCTATGAAGAGGGTTGGGCGCTTTATGAGAAGTATAAGAACCACATGCTGTGCATGTTTTCGGATACCCGTCTGCCTGTTGGCGGGGAGTTAAAGGCGGCGGCTGGCATAGATCTGCTTTCCCATCTCAAAACGGAGCAGCCGGATTTGCGAACCCTCCTGCTGAGTACTGAGGATGCCAATAAGGAGAAAGCCAAGGAAAACGACCTGTTGTTCATAGCCAAAAACTCACCCATTATCAGCAAGCAGTTACATAACTATTGTCTGGAACACCTTGGGTTTGGTGATTTTATTTTTCGAATGCCGAGCGGTGTTGAAATTGATCGAGCAAAAAATTTCCTGACGCTGGAAGCCAAGCTAAGGGAGGTCCCGAAACAGTCCATTGCCTATCATGCGGAGCGTCATGACTTTTCACGCTGGGTGATGGCCCGTTCGGAGATTTCCCTGGCGATGAGGTTACGTTCCATCAACCGCTTTGACTTCGAGAATGTTGATGATCTGCGGGAAGTACTGATCCGATATATCAACAAGCTCCGCAGATACAGGAACAAGGGGGTGGTCTGTCAATACGACAAGGGGACTTTTGATCATGAGATTCGGCGGTTTGTCAAGATTGGTACGGGATCTCTAGGTGGAAAAGCCAGGGGGTTGGCGTTTATGTCCGATCTGTTCCGCCAGAATCCGGAGCTTCAGAAGAAGCACCCCACGATAAACATCAATATCCCAAAGACCCTTGTCATCAGCACAGCGGTGTTTGAGGCGTTCGTTTCCAAAAACAATCTGCGGTCATTGTTGAGTAAGCGGCTGGATGATGTGGAGATCAGCCAGCACTTTCTGAACTCCCGATTTCCGGAAGCGCTTGTAAACACCCTGATGAGTTACTTGAAACAAGTGAAGCACCCTCTCTCTATCCGATCCTCCAGTCGAATGGAGGACGCCCATTTTCAGCCTTATGCCGGGCTTTATCGGACCTATATGATCCCGAACAACGATCCGGATCTCTCCACAAGGCTGACTCAGTTGGTAACTGCCATCAAGCTGGTTTTTGCATCTACCTATTTTGAAGAGCCCAAGGCGTTTTCCTTGAGTACTTCCAACCAGCACAGCAAAGAGTCCATGGCTGTCATTATCCAGGAGGTAGCAGGAAGCCAGCATGGTGACTATTTCTATCCTGCCATTTCCGGTGTGGCCCAGTCGTACAACTACTATCCATTCTCACAGATGAAGGCGGAAGACGGTATCGTACATATGGCGCTGGGCCTGGGAAAAACGGTGGTGGGTGGTGAAAAGTGTATTCGGTTTTCACCTCGTCATCCCAAAAACATACCAGACTTTTCGATTATTGATGACATGCTGGAAAACGCCCAGCGTTCGTTTTATGCGCTCAAGGTCAAAAACTATCCGGACCAATTGCATTTTCGGGTTCACTCTAACCTTGAAAAGCGGGAGGTGAACGAGGCTGGAGATGAATTTCCAGTCAGGACTCTTTGCAGTACCTATGTGCCTCAGGAGAACCGCATCCGGGATACTTTTGAGGCGAAGGGTCCAAAAATCCTGACCCATGCCAGGATATTAAAGTACAACATGTTCAATATTCCCCAGGTGCTCATAGATTTGCTGGAGTTTGGTCAGAAGGCATTCGGTTGTCCGGTTGAGATCGAGTTTTCCGTGAATCTCTACCCGGATTCTGATCGGAATGCTGATTTTCACCTGCTCCAGATTCGAGCCATGCATGCCAATGAAGAGCACAAAACGGTTCAAATCCATGAATGGGATTTTGAGAATGCCTTTTGTTATTCGTCCAAGGCGCTTGGAAACGGTATCAGCAAGGAGATGGTTGATATTGTCTATATTAAGCCGGATGCATTTCAAACGGATATTACCAGGGAGATTGCAGGGGAGATCAATAAAATAAATCGCCAGTTGGAGGCGGAAAACCGCTCTTATCTTCTGGCGGGTCCTGGTCGCTGGGGTGGATCGGACCGGTGGCTAGGAATACCGGTTAAGTGGCGGGACATTTCCAAAGTTGGCGCCATTGTGGAGCTCCGAAACGAAAAGCTGAACGCTGACCACTCCCAGGGATCTCACTTCTTTCACAATATTACATCATTGGGGATTCACTATTTAATGATCGATGAGCTATTCGCTGGCAAATCGGGGGAAAAAGGTGAGTTTTTTGATTGGGAATGGGTTGATTCCCTTCCAGCTGTTTCGGAAACCGAATTTATCCGTCACGTCAAACTGGAAAAACCCATGACCTTGAAAATCGATGGCCGGCAATCCAGGTGTGTGATCATAAAGCCTTGAAACCTGTCCGGGCCGTTGGAACCAGAGCTGGGCTTGCTTTTGCACTCCAGTTGAATTAAAAGTAGTTTACACTTTTTGGGGGGAAGCCCTTGGAAAGCGGAGCTTGCGTCAGAAAGTGTAAAGTAGTTGTGAAGGATGCCAATAAACCGCCCAAAAATTTAAGTGCGAGCCATAGCCCCTACCTTTTATCGAACTGCGAGTCATACCCACTACCTTTTTAATATAAAATCCACATTTTTCTTTACACAATACTTAGGGCACTTTTTATATATCCCAGTACAATAATTTCAAATGGTTAGCGAAATGGAGGCCTCCGGTTAAAATAAACCTCAAATTGGGGTAGTGGAAGCGAAGCTGCTCTGAGCGGTAAAGTAACTTCTAAATTGAAACTAGGCAGTTTCGAGGGACTGCTCAAAATACCCCCAGTACCAAGACGCAGCGACTGGGCAGGTAAAGGCTTACATGGTCATTTTCAAACCGTGACCGGATAATGGGCTTAAAAGGTGCCGGATACGGATCATTTGTCCATGTAGGTTTAGACCAAGAATGGCCTTTTGAGCATTTTTTCATATAGTTCAATATAGCTTTCAGCGCATCGGCTGTGGTTGAATTCAAGTACCGATTCCGTCATGATTCTGCGGAGCTGGTGTTCTTTTTCATCCGGGTCCAGGCGGAAAAAGTCCATGGCACGGTCCACGGCCCAGTTCAGTCCCTGGGCATCGTGGACATTGAAAATAAATCCATTTCCTGTTGACTGATTTACATTCAGTTGTTTGACCGTGTCATGCAGGCCACCTGTGTCAAATACAATGGGCAGGCTGCCGTATATTCCTCCGATCATCTGGGGCAGGCCACACGGCTCAAAGGAAGAGGGCATGAAGATAAAATCACTGGCTGCAAATGCCTGGTGGGACAAATGTTCGTCGAATCTCCAGATACTGATTCGCCGATGCAGGCCATGGAAATTGACAATATCGT
Encoded here:
- a CDS encoding recombinase family protein encodes the protein MTEPKAYSYMRFSSKGKQEKGNSTTRQTDYADEYAKAKGLILDDSLSMEDKGLSAYHGVHKSHGTLGVFLRLVEAGKIPQGSILLVEDFDRLSRQEPLTALDQFSLLIHAGIRIVTLNNGIEYDRQSIRDNPGQLYLTMGEMIRANQESELKSKRLKAAWKSKRNALKNGTLTRKVTSRIPAWLTISEDKTEFIPIPEACQTIKRIFEMKLTGMGGTRIASQLNQDSNAWKPPKIPQNKTGGWRSAYVLKILSSKSVIGEFQPCKMVQTPDSKNRKRQAKPVPEGEPIKDYYPAIIEPDLFYAVQEHIKQNGKQPGNAGGRTQKAENLFVRLVKCGRCKGAMHFLNYGPPPRGGQYLRCDASRRNLGTCNARAVRYKEFEELFFDNFEELDLNDILPDQNESQAQAQALKQRIAAGNARSRELAEQENNLIDSITTTSDKRIREALDKRLAKIMDEQETVTEEIKDLTQELGETEKSAKEMSKLIDHATELYSLMDQAADEQARIALRMKLRTQIQKLVDTIEIYPLQQPYKAQQEDKEGIITTMDSKFIEKVRIKFKGSKKSRQLRLLHRFDSLDVDHNSTIRT
- a CDS encoding IS630 family transposase; this encodes MRRTGRKFISPIEPLALKWLSLIEFSDEESNRTKLRAQALRLSNSGYSISQISQICLTTQETVSKWIDGWEKYQFDSLIDKKKLRWCRGRKSLKSKRNENEFREAQKEIEILKDEDQANIIDLYYFDESGFTGVPEIPYAWQDEDEQLLLPSGKTSRINVLGFLNKQNDFFPCVFDCSVTSDIVTACFDAFSRYITKRTIVVLDNAPIHHSAIFKSQIGTWEERGLFLYFIPKYSPELNLIEILWKHIKYFWLSTSAYKGFEFLKTELNNILASVGKEFTISFS
- a CDS encoding PEP/pyruvate-binding domain-containing protein; this encodes MANVRVVILVEDSPDYYSQLLPILYKEIVNQVQALIEVGLTEAQRALTLRVRPKILLAKTYEEGWALYEKYKNHMLCMFSDTRLPVGGELKAAAGIDLLSHLKTEQPDLRTLLLSTEDANKEKAKENDLLFIAKNSPIISKQLHNYCLEHLGFGDFIFRMPSGVEIDRAKNFLTLEAKLREVPKQSIAYHAERHDFSRWVMARSEISLAMRLRSINRFDFENVDDLREVLIRYINKLRRYRNKGVVCQYDKGTFDHEIRRFVKIGTGSLGGKARGLAFMSDLFRQNPELQKKHPTININIPKTLVISTAVFEAFVSKNNLRSLLSKRLDDVEISQHFLNSRFPEALVNTLMSYLKQVKHPLSIRSSSRMEDAHFQPYAGLYRTYMIPNNDPDLSTRLTQLVTAIKLVFASTYFEEPKAFSLSTSNQHSKESMAVIIQEVAGSQHGDYFYPAISGVAQSYNYYPFSQMKAEDGIVHMALGLGKTVVGGEKCIRFSPRHPKNIPDFSIIDDMLENAQRSFYALKVKNYPDQLHFRVHSNLEKREVNEAGDEFPVRTLCSTYVPQENRIRDTFEAKGPKILTHARILKYNMFNIPQVLIDLLEFGQKAFGCPVEIEFSVNLYPDSDRNADFHLLQIRAMHANEEHKTVQIHEWDFENAFCYSSKALGNGISKEMVDIVYIKPDAFQTDITREIAGEINKINRQLEAENRSYLLAGPGRWGGSDRWLGIPVKWRDISKVGAIVELRNEKLNADHSQGSHFFHNITSLGIHYLMIDELFAGKSGEKGEFFDWEWVDSLPAVSETEFIRHVKLEKPMTLKIDGRQSRCVIIKP